One genomic region from Cryptococcus neoformans var. grubii H99 chromosome 10, complete sequence encodes:
- a CDS encoding DNA topoisomerase III, translating into MRVLCVAEKPSIAKSITEILSGGRWDTRNGRHQYIRNYDFLYNLAPPLGNGRGANFTVTAVLGHLTSSDFDDDHRKWGSCDPFALFDAPVITFVDQKLKTVESNLQAEARNADILMIWTDCDREGEHIGSEVVAACKKVNRNILVKRARFSAIIPAQIHQACRQANDLDMRQADAVATRISLDLRIGSAFTRLTTMTLQVRVPDLAEQLISYGPCQFPTLGFVVEQYNRVQAFVPETFWYIFVALEREHEDGEPSTVEFRWKRNHLFDLDLAAVLYEQCTVSPQARVLKVESKPATKWKPLPLTTVELQQSGSRLLHMTPKQILDLAEKLYQKGIVSYPRTETDQYDPKFEFNPLIQKQTLDNQWGAYAQKLLDGAFQRPRNGRKNDKAHPPIHPTAHAGNLEGDERRVFELITRRFLASCSANAEGQNTTVEISIADEIFSTTGLVVLRRNYLEVYPYDKWATHALPNFEEGEVFIPNVIDLKEGTTSRPSLLTEADLVGLMDKNGIGTDATIAEHIAKIIERGYVTEKQEARIKYLVPSTLGVGLVEGFNAIGFDRSLSKPHLRRETEHRMQLICDGVRGKREILQTTIEEYKEVFVKARREFQTVIDCVENYLHGAGEAQEALRAAAQGGRGGRGARGARGARGARGAGGRGRSGGGVALRGGRDDDNDDGDDDDDQDPPRGGARGRARGATTMRGRGTSITRGRGAASGTGAAAGRRARSPTFDADDGNGDTKMCNCGREAVSRIVAKADSAHKGRSFWTCPQPQGEQCGFFEWGTDGDMARSAGPSKLRTARAQPPPVKRQKTADRNDPSASRDGVPLCKCGLDAAFATVVKEGPNKGRQFWACPNNPKARCGFFQWEDDPNLGDGGSSGGDGYNGGGGGGSSGECYKCGEAGHWANACPNNVGGREGGSFSSNAKSSSKALSRGKSGGSGSDVFGVCYKCGEQGHWATNCPNNTCGGGVGVGAGGSGGGTSGDCFKCNQPGHWASNCPNDEGGGSSYRGSSSSRGRGRGRGRGKR; encoded by the exons ATGCGTGTCCTCTGCGTCGCTGAGAAGCCAAGTATAGCGAAGAGTATCACCGAGATACTCTCCGGGGGACGGTGGGATACT AGGAACGGAAGACACCAATATATACGCAATTACGATTTCCTATACAACCTTGCTCCGCCGCTGGGGAATGGAAGAGGTGCCAACTTTACCGTCACGGCAGTCTTGGGACATTTGACTTCAAGT GATTTCGATGATGATCATCGGAAATGGGGGTCTTGTGATCCATTTGCGCTGTTCGATGCACCGGTCATCACTTTCGTCGACCAG AAATTGAAAACAGTGGAATCAAACCTCCAAGCCGAAGCCCGAAACGCCGACATACTTATGATTTGGACTGATTGTGATCGAGAGGGAGAGCATATTGGATCTGAAGTCGTAGCGGCGTGTAAGAAAGTGAACCGGAATATCCTTGTCAAGAGAGCGAGGTTTAGTGCCATTATCCCTGC GCAGATCCACCAAGCATGTAGACAGGCGAATGACTTGGATATGAGGCAGGCAGATGCGGTGGCCACGAGGATAAGCTTGGATCTCAGGATTGGGTCGGCGTTCACGAGGCTTACAACTATGACTTTACAAGTACGAGTACCCGATCTTGCAGAGCAACTCATCAGTTACG GTCCATGCCAATTCCCAACTCTCGGCTTTGTCGTCGAACAATACAACCGCGTCCAAGCCTTTGTTCCCGAAACGTTCTGGTACATCTTCGTCGCTCTCGAGCGAGAGCACGAAGATGGTGAACCAAGCACTGTCGAGTTtaggtggaagaggaaccATTTGTTCGATTTAGATTTGGCGGCAGTGTTGTACGAGCAGTGTACAGTCAGTCCGCAAGCGAGGGTTTTGAAGGTGGAATCAAAGCCCGCGACCAAGTG GAAACCGTTACCGCTGACGACAGTTGAGCTTCAACAATCTGGTTCGAGGTTACTTCATATGACTCCTAAACAGATCCTCGAT CTTGCTGAAAAACTCTATCAAAAAGGTATTGTCAGCTACCCTCGTACCGAAACCGACCAGTACGATCCCAAATTTGAATTCAACCCTCTCATCCAAAAGCAAACGCTTGATAACCAATGGGGAGCCTACGCTCAAAA GTTACTAGATGGTGCCTTTCAGAGACCCCGAAATGGCCGTAAAAACGATAAAGCCCATCCCCCTATCCACCCTACCGCCCACGCCGGCAACCTCGAAGGCGATGAACGCCGCGTATTCGAACTCATCACCCGTCGCTTTCTCGCTTCTTGCTCGGCCAACGCCGAGGGCCAAAATACCACCGTCGAGATCTCCATCGCCGATGAGATTTTCTCCACTACAGGGCTTGTCGTGCTGAGAAGGAATTATTTGGAGGTGTACCCGTATGACAAGTGGGCGACGCATGCGTTACCGAAttttgaggaaggagaggttTTTATACCGAATGTAATTGATTTGAAGGAGGGAACGACGAGTCGACCGAGTTTGTTGACTGAGGCTGATCTGGTTGGGTTGATGGATAAGAATGGCATCG GTACCGATGCAACCATCGCTGAGCATATTGCCAAAATCATTGAACGTGGGTACGTTAcagaaaaacaagaagcTCGAATAAAGTACCTCGTCCCATCTACTCTTGGTGTCGGTCTGGTCGAAGGGTTCAACGCTATCGGTTTTGACCGTTCGCTGAGCAAACCACATTTACGACGAGAG ACTGAGCATCGAATGCAGTTAATATGTGATGGTGTACGAGGAAAACGAGAGATTCTCCAGACTACGATTGAAGAATACAAGGAAGTTTTCGTCAAGGCCCGTCGAGAGTTCCAGACCGTCATCGAT TGCGTGGAAAACTACCTTCATGGAGCTGGCGAAGCCCAAGAAGCTCTCCGAGCAGCAGCACAGGGTGGTCGAGGCGGACGAGGGGCTAGAGGAGCGAGAGGCGCAAGAGGGGCAagaggagctggaggaagaggtaggagtggtggaggggttGCTCTCAGAGGTGGCCGAGATGATGACAATGACGAcggtgacgatgatgatgaccaAGATCCGCCGAGAGGTGGtgcaagaggaagagcgagaggtGCGACGACCATGAGAGGGAGGGGGACGAGTATCACCAGAGGACGAGGGGCGGCTAGTGGAACTGGGGCGGCTGCTGGTAGAAGGGCACGATCGCCTACTTTTG ATGCGGATGACGGTAATGGCGATACCAAGATGTGTAACTGCGGTAGAGAAGCGGTCTCTCGCATTGTTGCCAAGGCGGACTCGGCGCATAAGGGAAGATCGTTTTGGACATGTCCTCAGCCTCAAGGAGAACAATGCGGCTTCTTC GAATGGGGTACAGATGGAGATATGGCGCGATCGGCTGGTCCTAGTAAATTAAGAACAGCCAGGGCTCAACCACCGCCAGtcaaaagacaaaaaaCCGCC GATCGGAACGATCCCTCTGCTTCAAGAGATGGCGTGCCTTTGTGTAAATGTGGCCTTGATGCGGCTTTCGCCACAGTAGTCAAGGAAGGTCCAAACAAAGGTCGCCAGTTCTG GGCTTGTCCAAACAACCCGAAAGCCCGTTGTGGATTCTTCCAgtgggaagatgatccTAATCTCGGCGATGGTGGTTCTAGTGGAGGCGATGGTTACaacggaggaggagggggtggATCCTCAGGAG AATGCTACAAGTGCGGAGAAGCAGGTCACTGGGCAAATGCATGTCCGAACAACGTCGGTGGCAGAGAAGGCGGCTCATTTTCAAGCAATGCAAAGTCAAGCTCGAAGGCGCTCTCCAGGGGGAAAAGCGGTGGCAGTGGGAGTGATGTCTTTGGCG TATGTTATAAATGTGGTGAACAAGGCCATTGGGCCACTAATTGTCCCAATAATACATGCGGTGGGGGAGTTGGCGTTGGTGCTGGAGGCAGCGGTGGTGGGACTAGTGGAG ATTGTTTCAAATGCAATCAACCTGGCCACTGGGCCAGCAACTGTCCGAatgatgaaggtggaggatcATCCTATCGGGGCTCGAGTAGCAGTAGAGGTCGGgggcgagg